Proteins co-encoded in one Desulfovibrio aminophilus genomic window:
- a CDS encoding CerR family C-terminal domain-containing protein: MSQDAASREQTKQALLRAAVRVFGAKGFQSATVREICQAAGANVAAVNYHFGGKEALYAAVLELVFACSKDCGRDLPGLAAGASAEERLRHLIHRSVREIYGNLASEDEEHCQALSSLFLLEMAHPSPALDGVVERHVRPDTDELFTILSELLGRAPDDDLVKDAGACVMGQVLFYTVAWPIVERMRPGRPPEMPPLDRLAETITRFSLAGIAGLKKNPL, translated from the coding sequence ATGTCCCAGGATGCGGCGTCGCGCGAACAAACCAAGCAGGCCCTGCTGCGGGCCGCCGTGCGGGTCTTCGGGGCCAAGGGCTTCCAATCGGCCACGGTGAGGGAGATCTGCCAGGCGGCCGGGGCCAACGTGGCCGCCGTGAACTACCACTTCGGCGGCAAGGAGGCCTTGTACGCGGCCGTGTTGGAGCTCGTCTTCGCCTGCTCCAAGGATTGCGGCCGCGACCTGCCCGGCCTGGCGGCCGGAGCCTCGGCCGAGGAACGCCTGCGCCACCTCATCCACCGCTCCGTGCGGGAGATATACGGCAACCTGGCCAGCGAGGACGAAGAACACTGCCAGGCCCTGTCCTCGCTCTTTCTCCTGGAAATGGCCCACCCGAGCCCGGCCCTGGACGGCGTGGTCGAACGCCACGTACGGCCGGACACGGACGAGCTGTTCACCATCCTGTCCGAACTCCTGGGCCGCGCCCCGGACGACGACCTGGTCAAGGACGCCGGAGCCTGCGTCATGGGCCAGGTGCTGTTCTACACCGTGGCCTGGCCCATCGTGGAGCGGATGCGCCCCGGCCGGCCCCCGGAGATGCCGCCCCTGGACCGCCTGGCCGAGACGATCACGCGTTTTTCCCTTGCCGGCATCGCCGGTTTGAAAAAGAACCCGCTTTGA
- a CDS encoding TetR/AcrR family transcriptional regulator, giving the protein MTLREKRKQDTRRAILDAAYALFAEKGYARTTMRGLADRAGIGLGTIFAYFPDKPSLLAAAFQDDVGEIIRRALATLPPRGVAAQLLHVAESLYSFYAADTGLARTLVREALFLDGEHGQALDAQLQDFLRAVEELVAAAMRDGELAESTAPGEAALAFGAFYFSVLVLGLKQPRFDVQAQLRLLATLLETHLGSLKPGR; this is encoded by the coding sequence TACGCCCTGTTCGCGGAAAAGGGATACGCCAGGACCACCATGCGCGGGCTGGCCGACCGCGCGGGCATCGGCCTGGGCACGATCTTCGCCTACTTCCCGGACAAGCCGTCCCTGCTGGCGGCGGCCTTCCAGGACGACGTGGGCGAGATCATCCGCCGGGCCCTGGCCACGCTCCCGCCGCGCGGCGTCGCGGCCCAGCTCCTGCACGTCGCGGAGAGCCTCTACTCCTTCTACGCCGCCGACACCGGGCTCGCCCGGACCCTCGTGCGCGAGGCGCTTTTCCTGGACGGCGAGCACGGCCAGGCCCTGGACGCCCAGCTTCAGGACTTCCTGCGGGCCGTGGAGGAACTGGTCGCCGCGGCCATGCGCGACGGGGAGCTGGCCGAAAGCACCGCGCCAGGGGAGGCCGCCCTGGCCTTCGGCGCGTTCTATTTCAGCGTCCTGGTCCTGGGGCTCAAGCAGCCGCGCTTCGATGTCCAGGCCCAGCTCCGGCTCCTGGCAACCCTGCTGGAAACCCATCTGGGGTCCTTGAAACCGGGGCGTTGA